From Paracoccus suum, the proteins below share one genomic window:
- a CDS encoding ABC transporter permease has protein sequence MSVTSATVRPVKARAGTLRRFLRSPTAVVGLVLLTLLIFGALFAPQIAPQNPFDLRAIDVMDARLEPGSKNLAGDLTYWLGTDGQGRDLLSAILYGLRTSLTVGVGSAVIAGVLGTVLGLIAAWSGGFLDALIMRVVDLLMSLPSILIALLLLALLGKGVGNVILTLVLLEWAYYARTARGQALVEGKRDYVEAARGLGLPIRRILLRHILPNCLPPLLVIAALQVARAITLEATLSFLGLGVPVTQPSLGLLVANGFQFMLSGEYWISFFPGLTLLLAIVAINLVADRLREVLDPRSLR, from the coding sequence ATGAGCGTCACCTCCGCCACCGTGCGCCCGGTCAAGGCGCGGGCCGGCACACTGCGCCGCTTCCTGCGCTCGCCCACGGCCGTCGTCGGGCTGGTGCTGCTGACGCTGCTGATCTTCGGCGCGCTGTTCGCCCCGCAGATCGCGCCGCAGAACCCGTTCGACCTGCGCGCCATCGACGTGATGGACGCCCGGCTCGAGCCGGGCAGCAAGAACCTCGCCGGCGATCTGACCTATTGGCTCGGGACCGACGGACAGGGGCGCGATTTGCTGTCGGCGATCCTCTACGGCTTGCGCACCAGCCTGACGGTCGGGGTCGGCTCAGCCGTCATCGCGGGCGTTCTCGGGACGGTCCTCGGCCTCATCGCGGCGTGGAGCGGCGGCTTTCTCGATGCGCTCATCATGCGTGTCGTTGACCTGCTGATGTCCCTGCCCTCGATCCTGATTGCGCTGCTGCTGCTGGCACTGCTGGGCAAGGGCGTGGGCAACGTGATCCTGACGCTGGTGCTTCTGGAATGGGCCTACTACGCCCGCACCGCGCGCGGTCAGGCCCTGGTCGAAGGCAAGCGTGACTATGTCGAGGCCGCCCGCGGCCTGGGCCTCCCGATCCGCCGCATCCTGCTGCGCCATATCCTGCCCAACTGCCTGCCGCCGCTATTGGTGATCGCGGCGCTGCAAGTGGCCCGTGCCATCACGCTGGAGGCGACGCTCAGCTTCCTCGGCCTTGGCGTGCCGGTCACGCAACCCTCGCTGGGCCTGCTGGTGGCGAACGGCTTTCAGTTCATGCTGTCCGGCGAATACTGGATCAGCTTCTTTCCCGGCCTGACGCTGCTGCTGGCGATCGTGGCGATCAATCTCGTGGCCGACCGCCTGCGCGAGGTTCTGGACCCGAGGTCTCTGCGATGA
- a CDS encoding ABC transporter ATP-binding protein, whose amino-acid sequence MTAPLLKVENLHTRFRSEDGTLDAVRDVSFSLAPGETLGLVGESGSGKSVTGFSIMGLIDPPGEIAGGRIMFRDRDLTQLPAEEMRRLRGNRIAMVFQDPMMTLNPVLMVGTQMIEAIQAHERVGKAAARARARDALGAMGIPSPEARLDAYPHQMSGGMRQRVAIATALLNHPDLIIADEPTTALDVSIQAQILAEVQELTRKRGMALIWITHDLSVIAGIADSIAVMYAGRIVEQGDVDAVLDRTRHPYTAGLIGSLPGSAAPGSMLTQIQGTTPSLLNPPQGCAFHPRCARMTPECLRQPAPEAGADHHMVRCFNPLTGDPSQPETAA is encoded by the coding sequence ATGACTGCGCCGCTGCTGAAGGTCGAGAACCTGCACACCCGCTTTCGCTCTGAGGATGGCACGCTCGACGCCGTGCGCGACGTGTCCTTCTCGCTCGCACCCGGCGAGACGCTGGGACTGGTGGGCGAGAGCGGTTCGGGAAAATCCGTCACGGGCTTTTCCATCATGGGCCTGATCGACCCGCCAGGTGAGATCGCGGGCGGCCGGATCATGTTCCGTGACCGCGACCTGACCCAACTTCCGGCGGAGGAGATGCGCCGCCTGCGCGGCAACCGCATCGCCATGGTGTTCCAGGACCCGATGATGACCCTGAACCCCGTGCTGATGGTCGGCACGCAGATGATCGAGGCGATCCAGGCGCACGAGCGTGTCGGCAAGGCCGCCGCCCGCGCGCGGGCCCGCGATGCCTTGGGGGCAATGGGTATCCCCAGCCCCGAGGCGCGGCTGGACGCCTATCCGCACCAGATGTCGGGCGGCATGCGCCAGCGCGTGGCCATCGCCACTGCCCTGCTGAACCACCCTGACCTGATCATCGCCGACGAGCCAACGACCGCGCTCGATGTCTCGATCCAGGCGCAGATCCTGGCCGAGGTGCAGGAGTTGACGCGCAAGCGGGGCATGGCGCTGATCTGGATCACGCATGATCTGTCGGTCATCGCCGGCATCGCCGACAGCATCGCGGTCATGTATGCGGGCCGGATCGTCGAGCAGGGCGACGTGGACGCAGTGCTGGATCGCACGCGGCATCCCTACACTGCGGGCCTGATCGGCAGCCTGCCGGGTAGCGCCGCCCCGGGCAGCATGCTGACCCAGATTCAGGGAACCACACCCAGTCTGCTGAACCCGCCGCAGGGCTGTGCCTTTCATCCGCGCTGCGCCCGGATGACGCCCGAATGCCTGCGCCAGCCCGCCCCCGAGGCCGGCGCCGACCACCACATGGTGCGCTGCTTTAACCCGCTGACCGGCGACCCTTCCCAACCCGAGACTGCCGCATGA
- a CDS encoding ABC transporter ATP-binding protein — protein MTAFDREQDDTVALRMTGVTRTFGAKPGLMQKLRLAPPQPVVHALDGIDLTIERGGFVGLVGESGSGKSTLGRIAAGLLRATAGKVSVFGHDPMAGREIHRQVQLIFQDPQASLNPRIRVDRALSEAPLFHGLTKPSEVDAYVAAQMTRAGLDPAFRFRFPHQFSGGQRQRVSIARALAMQPRFLVCDESVASLDVSIQAQILNLFMSLRRELDLTYLFISHDLRVVQHVADRVVIMYLGRIVEDAPAAEFFANPNHPYTIGLLAEIPDLRQRRKVFVPVKGEIPSPIAPPPGCHYHTRCPFAFDRCRVERPALKLVAPQHLSACHLNDTLGGNPTARNKGA, from the coding sequence ATGACCGCCTTCGACCGAGAGCAGGACGACACCGTGGCGCTGCGGATGACGGGCGTGACCCGGACCTTCGGCGCCAAGCCCGGCCTGATGCAGAAACTTCGACTGGCGCCACCGCAGCCCGTCGTTCATGCGCTGGATGGCATTGACCTGACAATCGAGCGCGGCGGCTTTGTCGGCCTCGTGGGCGAGTCGGGCAGCGGCAAGTCCACCCTCGGCCGGATCGCGGCGGGCCTGCTGCGCGCCACCGCTGGCAAGGTCAGCGTCTTTGGCCACGACCCCATGGCGGGGCGCGAGATTCACCGTCAGGTGCAGCTGATCTTTCAGGACCCGCAGGCCAGCCTGAACCCGCGCATCCGAGTCGACCGCGCGTTGAGCGAGGCGCCCCTGTTTCATGGCCTGACTAAGCCCTCCGAGGTGGACGCCTATGTCGCCGCGCAGATGACGCGCGCCGGCCTCGACCCGGCGTTCCGGTTCCGCTTTCCGCACCAGTTCTCGGGCGGGCAGCGCCAGCGCGTGTCGATCGCGCGGGCGTTGGCGATGCAGCCGCGGTTCCTCGTCTGCGACGAATCCGTCGCTTCGCTGGACGTGTCGATCCAGGCGCAGATCCTGAACCTGTTCATGTCCTTGCGGCGCGAACTGGACCTGACCTACCTTTTCATCAGCCACGATCTGCGCGTCGTCCAGCACGTCGCGGACAGGGTGGTGATCATGTATCTGGGCCGCATCGTCGAGGATGCGCCGGCGGCCGAGTTCTTTGCCAACCCGAACCATCCCTACACCATCGGCCTGCTGGCCGAGATCCCGGACCTGCGCCAGCGGCGCAAGGTATTCGTCCCGGTCAAGGGCGAAATCCCCAGCCCGATCGCACCGCCGCCGGGCTGTCACTACCACACCCGTTGCCCGTTTGCTTTCGACCGCTGCCGCGTCGAACGCCCGGCCCTCAAGCTGGTCGCGCCGCAGCACCTCAGTGCCTGCCACCTCAATGACACGCTGGGCGGAAATCCCACCGCCCGCAATAAGGGAGCCTGA
- a CDS encoding ABC transporter substrate-binding protein has translation MTKHLKSLILSTALAALPLSAWAEDLTIGFADPVSSIDPQLNNHAGDHSVSQHFWPTIVGQRTEGGLIPGLAAEWKNTDPTTWEFKLRDNAVWTDGTPVTADDVAFSYQRALDVPGSVASFKSFLRTVDKVEVKDPHTVVITTKAPDPILPINLSSIYIVSKHVGETATTDDYNSGKAMVTSGPYAFVSYTPGDRIEMKRDDNYWGDKQVWDKVSYRYIANPAARTAALLSGDVDVIDKVSVSDIKTLEDNNKVKVWSYPGLRVLILQPSFNPEPNKFITDNAGKPLDKNPLLDVKVRQALNMAINREAVVDRVMRGGATVATQWMPADTFGYDPDHAEIAFDPDGAKKLLSDAGYPEGFKLTMHVPGDRYPLAPETAQAIAQFWSRIGVQTQVEVVPFSVYSGAANKNEYAMSMIGWGNGTAEGTYAMTSILATNDKEKGLGASNWGRYSNPKLDEALAAASSEFDDAKREAIIKDAVKVVMDDVGIIPLFHYKNIWASRPDLKVVPYNSDRTEAMQVSKAE, from the coding sequence ATGACCAAACACCTGAAGTCCCTGATCCTGTCCACGGCACTGGCGGCCTTGCCGCTGAGCGCCTGGGCCGAGGACCTGACTATCGGTTTCGCCGACCCGGTGTCGTCCATCGACCCGCAGTTGAACAACCACGCGGGCGACCACTCCGTCTCGCAGCACTTCTGGCCCACCATCGTCGGCCAGCGTACCGAAGGCGGGCTGATCCCCGGCCTCGCCGCCGAGTGGAAGAACACCGACCCGACGACCTGGGAATTCAAGCTGCGCGACAACGCGGTCTGGACCGACGGCACCCCGGTCACGGCCGATGACGTCGCCTTCTCCTATCAGCGCGCGCTCGACGTGCCGGGCAGCGTCGCCAGCTTCAAGAGCTTCCTGCGCACCGTCGACAAGGTCGAGGTCAAGGACCCGCACACAGTCGTAATCACCACCAAGGCGCCCGACCCGATCCTGCCGATCAACCTGTCGTCCATCTATATCGTCAGCAAGCATGTCGGCGAGACGGCGACCACCGACGACTACAACAGCGGCAAGGCGATGGTCACCTCAGGCCCCTATGCCTTCGTCAGCTACACGCCCGGCGATCGCATCGAGATGAAGCGGGACGACAATTACTGGGGCGACAAGCAGGTCTGGGACAAGGTCAGCTATCGTTACATCGCCAACCCCGCCGCCCGCACCGCCGCACTGCTGTCGGGCGACGTGGACGTGATCGACAAGGTCTCGGTCTCGGACATCAAGACGCTCGAGGACAACAACAAGGTCAAGGTCTGGTCCTATCCGGGTCTGCGCGTGCTGATCCTGCAGCCCAGCTTCAACCCCGAGCCGAACAAGTTCATCACCGACAACGCCGGCAAGCCGCTGGACAAGAACCCGCTGCTGGACGTCAAGGTGCGCCAAGCGCTGAACATGGCTATCAACCGTGAGGCGGTGGTCGACCGGGTCATGCGCGGCGGCGCCACTGTAGCGACGCAGTGGATGCCGGCCGACACCTTTGGGTATGATCCCGACCATGCCGAGATCGCCTTTGATCCGGATGGCGCCAAAAAGTTGCTGTCCGACGCGGGTTATCCCGAAGGCTTCAAGCTGACCATGCACGTTCCGGGCGACCGCTATCCGCTGGCCCCCGAGACCGCGCAGGCCATCGCCCAGTTCTGGAGCCGGATTGGCGTTCAGACCCAGGTCGAGGTGGTCCCGTTCTCGGTCTACTCGGGCGCTGCGAACAAGAACGAGTACGCGATGTCGATGATCGGCTGGGGCAACGGCACGGCCGAGGGCACCTATGCCATGACCTCGATCCTTGCTACCAACGACAAGGAAAAGGGCCTCGGCGCGTCCAACTGGGGCCGTTACAGCAACCCCAAGCTGGACGAGGCACTGGCGGCGGCGAGTTCCGAGTTCGATGACGCCAAGCGCGAGGCGATCATCAAGGACGCGGTCAAGGTGGTGATGGACGATGTCGGGATCATCCCGCTGTTCCACTACAAGAACATCTGGGCCAGCCGCCCGGACCTGAAGGTGGTGCCTTACAACAGCGACCGGACCGAGGCGATGCAGGTCAGCAAGGCCGAGTGA
- a CDS encoding acyl-CoA thioester hydrolase/BAAT C-terminal domain-containing protein: protein MAQTAVPDLSVTPQSALIDVPRSIILRGVPAGAEIEITSETQRGDRMWRASARYWADDAGTLDLSRDAPLSGSYQAVDAMGLIWSQRGEGGVFHDDPSQPLETTLTARLESAPIATAMMTQTLMAPGVTRQPLAEDGLVGTLFTPAGAGPHPAIMILNGSGGGINEPRAALWASRGVAALALGYFGAPGLPRYISNTPLEYFARGLDWLRRTVKPRGDFVAVAGQSRGGELSLLLGATYPDKVSAVLAYVPSAFVHGGQAAADPALGRDGPGWTLNGEPLVHQWQDNVTASWEPYDNARHQRRNADAMRTALGDPAAMARARIPVERIAGPVLLISGGDDGAWPSNLYSLIVQSSLLAAGRTAEWVNTPEAGHSILFPYVPTTAIAHVHPVSGIATTMGGTPAANAEANIAAWTAAQSFLASAVG from the coding sequence ATGGCCCAGACAGCAGTGCCGGACCTGTCCGTCACCCCGCAGTCGGCGCTGATCGACGTGCCGCGCAGCATCATCCTGCGCGGCGTGCCGGCCGGGGCCGAGATCGAGATCACGTCCGAAACCCAGCGCGGCGACCGGATGTGGCGTGCTTCAGCCCGTTATTGGGCGGATGATGCGGGCACGCTTGATCTGTCGCGGGACGCACCGCTGTCGGGCAGCTACCAGGCGGTCGACGCGATGGGCCTCATCTGGTCCCAGCGCGGCGAAGGCGGGGTGTTTCACGACGACCCCTCCCAGCCGCTGGAGACGACGTTGACGGCGCGCCTTGAGAGCGCGCCGATCGCAACCGCAATGATGACGCAGACCCTGATGGCGCCCGGTGTCACCCGACAGCCGCTTGCCGAAGACGGGCTGGTTGGCACCCTTTTTACGCCTGCCGGCGCTGGGCCGCATCCGGCAATCATGATCCTCAACGGCTCGGGCGGCGGCATCAACGAGCCGCGCGCCGCTCTCTGGGCAAGCCGCGGGGTCGCGGCCCTGGCGCTCGGCTATTTCGGGGCGCCGGGACTGCCGCGCTATATCTCGAACACGCCCCTGGAATATTTCGCGCGCGGCCTCGACTGGCTGCGGCGGACGGTCAAGCCGCGGGGCGATTTCGTCGCGGTCGCCGGACAGTCGCGCGGGGGCGAGCTGTCGCTGCTACTGGGCGCGACCTACCCGGACAAGGTATCGGCCGTCCTCGCCTATGTTCCCAGCGCCTTCGTCCATGGCGGCCAGGCCGCAGCCGACCCTGCACTGGGCAGAGACGGGCCGGGCTGGACGCTGAATGGCGAGCCGCTGGTCCACCAGTGGCAGGACAACGTGACCGCCAGTTGGGAGCCCTATGACAACGCGCGCCACCAACGCCGGAACGCCGACGCCATGCGCACCGCCCTCGGCGATCCGGCTGCGATGGCGCGCGCCCGCATCCCGGTCGAGCGCATCGCCGGCCCGGTCCTGTTGATTTCGGGTGGAGACGATGGCGCGTGGCCGTCGAATCTCTATTCGCTGATCGTGCAATCGAGCCTGCTTGCGGCGGGCCGCACCGCCGAATGGGTCAATACCCCAGAGGCCGGCCACTCGATCCTGTTCCCCTATGTCCCGACGACCGCCATTGCGCACGTCCACCCGGTCAGCGGCATCGCCACCACGATGGGGGGCACCCCAGCGGCAAATGCCGAGGCGAACATCGCCGCCTGGACCGCCGCTCAATCGTTCCTCGCATCGGCTGTAGGCTAA
- a CDS encoding plasmid stabilization protein: MPRGDKSSYTDKQKRQAEHIEQGYEDRGVSKSEAESRAWATVNKESGGGKKSGSGRGKSESHAPSRKGDAQAASGEGAAKRSAAAKKGWETRRRQGNA; encoded by the coding sequence ATGCCCCGGGGTGACAAGTCGAGCTACACCGACAAGCAAAAGCGCCAGGCCGAGCATATCGAGCAAGGATATGAGGACCGTGGCGTGTCCAAGTCAGAGGCAGAGAGCCGGGCTTGGGCGACGGTGAACAAGGAGAGCGGCGGCGGCAAGAAATCGGGCTCTGGCCGAGGAAAATCGGAGAGTCACGCTCCCTCGCGCAAGGGGGATGCCCAGGCCGCATCCGGCGAGGGGGCAGCGAAACGCTCTGCCGCCGCGAAAAAGGGCTGGGAAACGCGCCGACGCCAAGGAAACGCATAG
- a CDS encoding protein-L-isoaspartate(D-aspartate) O-methyltransferase: MTDYNKFRERMVNVHIAARGIRDERVLSAMRRVPRERFVDDGLEEFAYDDAPLPIGEGQTISQPYVVALMIEAAEIEPGDRVLEVGAGSGYAAAVLGQLAATVYAIERHATLAKLALERLSALGYDNVHILIGDGTHGLEAEAPFEAILGSAGARSVPDTLKRQLAIGGRLIIPIGEQGNQKLFKITRLSQDRFEEHSLGAVSFVPLIGTHGWPEEDRAATTHVPGKAHGQTLAQMIGAAGEDLPAFDNPAFGAMFDRFADRRVVLLGEASHGTSEFYQARAAITRHLIEHHGFKIVAVEADWPDAARIDR, encoded by the coding sequence GTGACCGATTACAACAAGTTTCGCGAGCGCATGGTTAATGTCCACATCGCCGCTCGTGGCATCCGCGACGAGCGGGTTCTAAGCGCCATGCGAAGGGTCCCCCGCGAGCGGTTCGTAGACGACGGCCTCGAAGAGTTCGCCTATGATGATGCGCCCCTTCCGATTGGGGAAGGCCAGACCATCTCGCAGCCTTATGTCGTGGCGCTCATGATTGAGGCGGCCGAGATCGAACCCGGCGACCGCGTGCTAGAGGTCGGCGCGGGCTCGGGCTACGCCGCGGCGGTCCTCGGCCAACTCGCAGCCACAGTTTACGCGATCGAGCGCCACGCCACGTTGGCCAAGCTCGCGCTAGAGCGATTGAGCGCCCTCGGCTACGACAATGTCCACATCCTCATCGGTGACGGCACGCACGGCCTTGAGGCGGAGGCTCCCTTCGAGGCGATTCTCGGCTCTGCCGGCGCCCGCTCCGTCCCGGACACCCTCAAGCGCCAACTCGCCATCGGTGGTCGCCTGATCATTCCTATAGGTGAGCAGGGAAATCAGAAGCTGTTCAAGATCACCCGCCTCTCCCAGGATCGTTTCGAGGAGCACAGCCTTGGCGCGGTCAGCTTCGTGCCGCTGATCGGCACCCATGGCTGGCCCGAGGAAGACCGCGCGGCAACCACCCATGTCCCGGGCAAGGCGCACGGCCAGACCCTTGCGCAGATGATCGGGGCAGCGGGCGAGGATTTGCCAGCGTTCGATAACCCGGCCTTTGGGGCAATGTTCGACAGATTTGCGGACCGTCGCGTAGTGCTGCTGGGCGAGGCGAGCCACGGCACCAGCGAATTCTACCAGGCTCGCGCCGCGATCACCCGGCATCTCATCGAACATCACGGCTTCAAGATCGTCGCCGTCGAGGCGGACTGGCCGGACGCCGCCCGGATCGACCGCTAA
- a CDS encoding L-2-amino-thiazoline-4-carboxylic acid hydrolase — translation MTEELPILERRRIEAEILKWVHKTIEERSGRAEANAVVGEAVSRAAIAHGKTMSERFGGTPDLDDFLEILPNWTKGGALEIEMLHASPEQLEFDVVRCRYAEMYRQMGLGDIGALLSCNRDGDFCIGFNPDMKLDRPHTIMAGDDHCDFRYRMASGSGDAGAPPSAPVSPVDDESAR, via the coding sequence ATGACTGAAGAGCTGCCAATTCTCGAACGCCGCCGCATCGAGGCGGAGATCCTCAAGTGGGTTCATAAGACCATCGAAGAACGCTCCGGCAGGGCAGAGGCGAATGCGGTCGTTGGTGAGGCCGTCTCGCGCGCGGCAATCGCCCACGGAAAGACCATGTCGGAACGCTTCGGCGGCACGCCCGACCTCGACGACTTCCTGGAAATCCTGCCTAACTGGACCAAGGGCGGTGCACTCGAGATCGAGATGCTGCACGCTTCGCCCGAGCAACTGGAATTCGATGTCGTGCGGTGCCGTTACGCCGAAATGTACCGCCAAATGGGCCTTGGCGACATCGGTGCGCTGCTCTCGTGCAATCGGGATGGCGATTTCTGCATCGGGTTCAATCCGGACATGAAACTCGACCGCCCGCATACGATCATGGCGGGGGACGATCACTGCGACTTTCGCTATCGGATGGCGTCCGGGTCCGGCGACGCCGGTGCCCCGCCCTCCGCCCCGGTCTCGCCCGTGGATGACGAAAGCGCTCGCTGA
- a CDS encoding NAD(P)/FAD-dependent oxidoreductase: MADVQFPPSIWVDTTPARPLSPSLEADCETDAVVIGGGFTGLSAALEFLRAGQGVVLLEGKGIGWGASGRNNGQVIPTLSAAEPDKIITRHGAAGERLVKLIGNSASALFDLIREEGINAEAEQTGWFQPAHSPGRVGLSRRRVEAWNKHGFPARLLDWEETRTLLGSDHWFGGMFNPTGGHINPLALTRELAGVVAGRGATIHEGTLATGWRKDGDAWVVSTANGARVRARHMILATNAYTGELVPDLDARLAHTIVPIVSWQMSTPPIPEDMRSAVIPGRQAVSDTRGDLRFFRYDAGNRLITGGAVIGTRDVIRRLTARVSENLAEAFPALGRQPMTHVWNGYVGMTPDYMPRIHRLGDGAWTWTGCNGRGVALSVALGRELARAASGARLDSLALPESKLRPLPLHGLVRRIAPSYLAWLRRKDLAEQKN; encoded by the coding sequence ATGGCCGACGTGCAATTTCCCCCCTCGATCTGGGTCGACACGACGCCAGCCCGGCCACTTTCCCCGTCGCTGGAGGCCGATTGTGAAACTGATGCTGTTGTCATCGGGGGCGGCTTCACCGGTCTCTCTGCGGCGCTGGAGTTCTTGCGCGCAGGCCAGGGGGTCGTGCTGCTGGAGGGAAAGGGGATCGGCTGGGGGGCGTCAGGACGCAACAACGGTCAGGTCATTCCGACGCTGTCCGCCGCCGAGCCTGACAAGATCATCACGCGACACGGGGCCGCGGGCGAACGCCTCGTCAAGCTGATCGGCAACAGCGCTTCTGCGCTTTTCGATCTGATCCGCGAGGAGGGCATCAATGCCGAGGCCGAGCAGACCGGATGGTTCCAGCCCGCTCACTCGCCTGGCCGCGTCGGCCTTTCGCGGCGCCGCGTCGAGGCATGGAACAAGCACGGTTTCCCGGCGCGCCTGCTGGATTGGGAAGAGACCCGCACGCTTCTGGGATCCGACCACTGGTTCGGCGGAATGTTCAATCCCACCGGCGGACATATCAACCCGCTGGCGCTGACGCGCGAATTGGCCGGTGTTGTGGCAGGCCGCGGGGCCACTATCCACGAGGGTACCCTTGCCACGGGTTGGCGGAAGGACGGGGACGCTTGGGTCGTAAGCACGGCCAACGGGGCCCGGGTGCGTGCGCGGCACATGATCCTCGCCACCAATGCTTACACTGGCGAGTTGGTCCCTGACCTTGATGCCCGACTGGCGCACACGATCGTGCCCATCGTCTCGTGGCAGATGTCAACACCGCCAATCCCCGAGGACATGCGGAGCGCCGTCATCCCGGGTCGCCAAGCCGTTTCCGATACCCGTGGCGATCTTCGTTTTTTTCGTTACGATGCCGGAAACCGGCTGATAACCGGCGGTGCCGTTATCGGCACGCGGGATGTCATCCGGCGCCTTACCGCTCGTGTCTCGGAAAATCTGGCCGAGGCATTTCCTGCCCTCGGTCGCCAGCCGATGACTCATGTATGGAATGGATATGTTGGCATGACGCCCGACTACATGCCGCGCATCCACCGCTTGGGCGATGGCGCCTGGACCTGGACCGGCTGCAACGGCAGGGGCGTGGCCCTGTCAGTGGCGTTGGGTCGCGAACTGGCCCGTGCTGCCTCGGGCGCACGGCTAGACTCGCTGGCGCTGCCGGAATCGAAGTTGCGGCCGCTGCCGCTTCACGGTCTGGTTCGCCGGATTGCACCCTCATACCTCGCCTGGCTGCGCCGCAAGGACCTGGCCGAGCAAAAGAACTGA
- a CDS encoding ABC transporter substrate-binding protein gives MIRTGSAIGFWAALTVGASTFAPAALARDGEVKIGFAVAQSGWMQAYDEGATNAAIMAMDEINAKGGLLGKKLVPEIRDTRTDVARTAQVAQELLSMDVPMMLVSCDFDLGAPAALAAESAGKISIFLCAADFKAGAQGIGPHSYSAASVGNTEGATIAEWAYSKFNMRKPFTLLDVTIQYDRGLCSGFEWMAPQLEGVQIVGADTFENGDTSIAAQISRIKAANPDAIMLCSYMPGAASAMRQIRAAGITVPILAGTSMDGEDWISSAPGLSGFYGLARGSIRGDDPNPAVNEFVKKYAARFGAAPVSQSTFDGYVAIELWAKAVEKAGTFDADAVVKVMDSFKDEPTLLGPRTFTPDFHIQTQIPFLVTEVSDGKSKVIDTAKLSKVIPLEVFMQQ, from the coding sequence ATGATCAGAACAGGTTCTGCGATTGGCTTTTGGGCCGCTCTGACGGTCGGGGCCAGCACCTTTGCGCCTGCGGCACTTGCTCGGGACGGCGAGGTGAAGATCGGCTTTGCCGTCGCCCAGTCAGGCTGGATGCAGGCCTATGACGAGGGCGCCACCAACGCCGCTATCATGGCGATGGACGAGATCAACGCAAAAGGCGGCCTGCTGGGAAAGAAGCTGGTCCCCGAGATCCGAGACACGCGCACCGATGTCGCCCGAACCGCGCAGGTGGCGCAGGAACTGTTGTCGATGGACGTGCCGATGATGCTGGTGTCGTGCGACTTCGATCTGGGCGCCCCGGCAGCCCTCGCGGCCGAGTCCGCTGGCAAGATCTCGATTTTCCTGTGTGCGGCTGACTTCAAGGCGGGCGCGCAGGGCATCGGTCCTCATTCCTATTCGGCGGCCTCGGTAGGCAACACGGAAGGAGCGACAATCGCGGAATGGGCCTACAGCAAGTTCAACATGCGCAAGCCCTTTACCTTGCTCGACGTGACGATTCAGTATGATCGGGGCCTGTGCAGCGGCTTTGAGTGGATGGCCCCTCAACTCGAGGGGGTCCAGATCGTCGGCGCTGATACTTTCGAAAACGGGGATACGTCCATCGCCGCCCAGATCAGCCGTATCAAGGCGGCAAATCCTGACGCGATCATGCTTTGCTCGTACATGCCCGGTGCAGCAAGCGCGATGCGTCAGATCCGGGCTGCCGGAATTACGGTCCCCATCCTTGCCGGAACCTCGATGGACGGCGAGGACTGGATTTCGTCCGCACCGGGTCTGAGCGGTTTTTACGGACTGGCCCGCGGCTCGATCCGGGGCGACGATCCGAACCCGGCAGTCAACGAGTTCGTCAAGAAATACGCCGCGCGGTTTGGCGCGGCCCCGGTCAGCCAGAGCACGTTTGACGGTTATGTCGCAATCGAGCTTTGGGCCAAGGCGGTCGAGAAAGCCGGCACCTTCGACGCCGATGCCGTCGTCAAAGTCATGGACAGCTTCAAGGACGAGCCGACGTTGCTGGGACCGCGAACCTTCACGCCCGATTTCCACATCCAGACTCAGATCCCGTTCCTGGTGACCGAGGTTTCTGACGGAAAGTCCAAGGTCATCGATACCGCCAAGCTCTCAAAGGTGATCCCCCTCGAAGTGTTCATGCAGCAATAG